A region of Streptomyces sp. NBC_01788 DNA encodes the following proteins:
- a CDS encoding ribose-phosphate diphosphokinase translates to MTGIKTTGEKKMMFFSGRAHPELAEEIAHELGVGVVPTKAFDFANGEIYVRYQESARGADCFLIQSHTAPINKWIMEQLIMIDALKRASARSITVIVPFYGYARQDKKHRGREPISARLIADLMKTAGADRILTVDLHTDQIQGFFDGPVDHLFALPLLADYVGNKVDRSKLTVVSPDAGRVRVADRWCDRLGAPLAIVHKRRDKDVANQVTVHEVVGDVKGRICVLVDDMIDTGGTICAAADALFAHGADDVIVTATHGVLSGPAADRLKNSKVSEFVFTDTLPTPNEFELDKITVLSIAPTIARAVREVFEDGSVTSLFDEQ, encoded by the coding sequence GTGACCGGGATCAAGACGACCGGCGAGAAGAAGATGATGTTCTTCTCCGGCCGCGCCCACCCCGAGCTTGCCGAGGAAATCGCCCACGAGCTGGGTGTCGGGGTCGTCCCGACCAAAGCGTTCGACTTCGCGAACGGCGAGATCTACGTGCGTTATCAGGAGTCGGCCCGCGGCGCGGACTGCTTCCTGATCCAGAGCCACACTGCTCCGATCAACAAGTGGATCATGGAGCAGTTGATCATGATCGACGCGCTGAAGCGTGCGTCGGCCCGTTCCATCACGGTCATCGTCCCGTTCTACGGTTACGCGCGGCAGGACAAGAAGCACCGGGGACGTGAACCGATCTCGGCGCGTCTGATCGCGGATCTGATGAAGACCGCGGGCGCCGACCGCATCCTGACCGTGGATCTGCACACGGACCAGATCCAGGGCTTCTTCGACGGACCGGTGGACCACCTGTTCGCGCTGCCGCTGCTGGCGGACTACGTGGGCAACAAGGTGGACCGTTCGAAACTGACGGTGGTCTCCCCGGACGCCGGCCGGGTGCGGGTGGCGGACCGCTGGTGCGACCGGCTGGGCGCCCCGCTGGCGATCGTGCACAAGCGGCGTGACAAGGACGTGGCGAACCAGGTCACCGTGCACGAGGTCGTCGGTGACGTGAAGGGCCGTATCTGCGTCCTGGTGGACGACATGATCGACACGGGTGGCACCATCTGCGCAGCGGCGGACGCCCTGTTCGCGCACGGCGCGGATGACGTGATAGTGACGGCGACGCACGGTGTGCTGTCGGGTCCCGCGGCGGACCGGCTGAAGAACTCCAAGGTGAGCGAGTTCGTGTTCACCGACACGCTGCCGACGCCGAACGAGTTCGAACTCGACAAGATCACGGTGCTGTCCATCGCGCCGACGATCGCGCGCGCGGTGCGCGAGGTGTTCGAGGACGGTTCGGTGACGAGCCTGTTCGACGAGCAGTGA
- a CDS encoding YwqJ-related putative deaminase, with the protein MNATQTGPHTSASGDPRVGWSSADAPHAPALRHRRDGILPTVAAALSVRGATLTGTAARGEEPPALHHLVQDFLDALTSTQRDRFTGRCAETILISRHITAADAARSKRAVRKPMSNGEARKSLKHAKLTTRRIREDGDPLHGSFAGPCRSCTALSAHFGVRIVDPTTGKG; encoded by the coding sequence ATGAACGCGACGCAGACGGGACCGCACACGAGCGCTTCCGGAGACCCAAGAGTCGGCTGGAGCAGCGCCGACGCACCGCACGCGCCGGCACTCCGCCACCGCCGCGACGGCATCCTGCCGACCGTCGCCGCCGCGCTCTCGGTGCGCGGCGCCACCCTCACCGGCACCGCCGCCCGGGGCGAGGAGCCGCCGGCCCTGCACCACCTCGTCCAGGACTTCCTCGACGCCCTCACCAGCACCCAGCGCGACCGCTTCACCGGCCGCTGCGCCGAGACCATCCTGATCTCCCGGCACATCACCGCCGCCGACGCGGCCCGCAGCAAACGTGCCGTCCGCAAACCCATGAGCAACGGCGAGGCCCGCAAGAGCCTGAAACACGCCAAGCTCACCACCCGCCGCATCCGTGAGGACGGCGACCCCCTGCACGGCAGCTTCGCCGGCCCCTGCCGGTCCTGCACCGCGCTCAGCGCCCACTTCGGCGTCCGCATCGTCGACCCCACCACCGGCAAGGGCTGA
- a CDS encoding SMI1/KNR4 family protein gives MTTGRLGLGVPPGRQAGGQAVTPNAAYAGQIVHFPDPVRAARHPRGVRVDDRGFPDFSPYARAAVEIAEPPQGFGVDELRLTDYVSANAAMAASGHELWGTVPNVATPHGWTWHHVADSRRLELVPVEVKALLRHHGGIATANVDQNKRGTRPLQETRPAHFRLPKSGAAVSEQQVQGVEEDLGYRLPGAYRSFLKAAGGCAPVGTALDAELGLLVDQPFFTVREEAAVNDLVYVNKCLRDHLTKDYLAVGFVQGGLLAVKVRGEQSGSVWFCAYDDARDVDPSWPQAERVQRLLLPCGDDFDAFLSRLAGSPPELETVANLMVDGGFARAAAVSSVGE, from the coding sequence ATGACGACAGGTCGGCTCGGGCTGGGGGTACCACCCGGCCGCCAGGCTGGGGGACAGGCCGTGACGCCGAACGCGGCCTATGCCGGGCAAATCGTGCACTTTCCGGATCCGGTCCGGGCCGCGCGTCACCCGCGAGGGGTGCGGGTGGACGACCGCGGTTTCCCCGACTTCTCGCCCTACGCGCGGGCCGCGGTGGAGATCGCGGAGCCGCCGCAGGGGTTCGGGGTCGACGAACTGCGGCTGACGGACTACGTGTCGGCGAACGCGGCGATGGCGGCGTCGGGGCACGAACTGTGGGGCACGGTGCCGAACGTGGCGACCCCGCACGGCTGGACGTGGCACCACGTGGCCGACTCCCGGCGCCTGGAACTGGTCCCGGTGGAGGTGAAGGCGCTGCTGCGCCACCACGGCGGGATCGCGACCGCGAACGTCGACCAGAACAAGCGGGGCACCCGCCCGTTGCAGGAGACGCGGCCGGCGCACTTCCGGCTGCCGAAGTCGGGTGCGGCGGTGTCGGAGCAGCAGGTGCAGGGGGTCGAGGAGGACCTCGGGTACCGGCTGCCGGGCGCCTACCGCTCGTTCCTGAAGGCCGCGGGCGGCTGCGCGCCGGTCGGGACGGCCCTGGACGCGGAGTTGGGGCTGCTGGTCGACCAGCCGTTCTTCACGGTCCGTGAGGAGGCGGCGGTCAACGACCTGGTGTACGTCAACAAGTGCCTGCGCGACCACCTGACCAAGGACTACCTGGCCGTCGGCTTCGTCCAGGGCGGACTGCTCGCGGTGAAGGTGAGGGGCGAGCAGTCGGGTTCGGTGTGGTTCTGCGCGTACGACGACGCGCGGGACGTGGATCCGTCCTGGCCGCAGGCCGAGCGGGTGCAGCGGCTGCTGCTGCCGTGCGGTGATGACTTCGACGCGTTCCTTTCCCGGCTGGCGGGTTCGCCGCCGGAGTTGGAGACGGTGGCGAACCTGATGGTGGACGGCGGGTTCGCCCGTGCCGCGGCCGTCTCGTCGGTGGGGGAGTGA
- a CDS encoding sensor histidine kinase has product MTTTGEDHEAVLTGPWWWARRRSVALDGGLALVSALECGAEGVPFARDAGIPVSLGIVFGVVAGAVLLIRRRWPIAVVLVAIAITPAQMGFLMGIVGLYTLASCELPRRVIAALAGMSLVGTMIVTFVRVHQDMARGDLTLGDWFVPFAAVTTSLGLTAPPLLLGLYVGARRRLMESLRERADSLERELQLLAERAEERAEWARNEERTRIAREMHDVVAHRVSLMVVHAAALQAVARKDPEKAVKNAALVGDMGRQALTELREMLGVLRSAEPAKTQPRAYVPEQGVSRAADDVPLAAVGAAAAAAASRAADGVPEGPCLSELDELVGQSAAAGMPVDLSVHGTARSYAAEVEQTAYRVVQEALTNVHKHAAGAQTYVRLAHRTAEIAMQVENEPPPEPASASAAGLPSGGNGLLGMRERVVALGGVFVSGPTDAGGFRVSAVIPAS; this is encoded by the coding sequence ATGACCACGACGGGGGAAGACCACGAGGCGGTCCTGACCGGGCCGTGGTGGTGGGCGCGACGGCGCAGCGTGGCACTCGACGGGGGACTCGCGCTGGTGTCCGCCCTGGAGTGCGGGGCCGAGGGGGTGCCGTTCGCCCGGGACGCGGGGATTCCGGTGTCCCTGGGGATCGTGTTCGGGGTGGTGGCGGGGGCCGTGCTGCTCATCCGGCGGCGGTGGCCGATCGCCGTGGTGCTGGTGGCCATCGCGATCACGCCGGCCCAGATGGGCTTCCTGATGGGCATCGTGGGGCTGTACACCCTGGCCTCGTGCGAGCTGCCCCGCAGAGTGATCGCCGCGCTGGCCGGGATGTCCCTGGTCGGGACGATGATCGTGACGTTCGTGCGGGTGCACCAGGACATGGCGCGCGGGGACCTGACCCTCGGCGACTGGTTCGTGCCCTTCGCCGCGGTGACCACCTCGCTCGGGCTGACGGCGCCTCCTCTGCTTCTCGGCCTGTACGTCGGGGCCCGGCGGCGGCTGATGGAGAGCCTTCGGGAGCGGGCGGACAGCCTTGAGCGGGAGCTGCAGCTGCTCGCGGAGCGTGCGGAGGAGCGGGCCGAGTGGGCCCGCAACGAGGAGCGGACCCGGATCGCGCGGGAGATGCACGACGTGGTCGCGCACCGGGTGAGTCTGATGGTGGTCCATGCCGCCGCGTTGCAGGCCGTGGCCCGCAAGGACCCGGAGAAGGCGGTGAAGAACGCGGCCCTGGTGGGGGACATGGGGCGGCAGGCGCTGACCGAGCTGCGGGAGATGCTCGGGGTGCTGCGCAGCGCGGAGCCCGCCAAGACCCAGCCCCGGGCGTACGTGCCGGAGCAAGGTGTGTCCCGTGCGGCGGACGACGTGCCGCTCGCCGCGGTGGGGGCCGCCGCGGCGGCTGCGGCCTCCCGCGCCGCCGACGGTGTGCCCGAGGGGCCGTGCCTGTCGGAGCTGGACGAACTGGTCGGGCAGTCGGCGGCCGCCGGGATGCCCGTGGACCTCTCGGTGCACGGCACGGCCCGCTCCTACGCGGCGGAGGTCGAGCAGACGGCGTACCGCGTGGTGCAGGAGGCGCTGACCAACGTCCACAAGCACGCGGCGGGGGCGCAGACGTACGTGCGGCTGGCGCACCGGACGGCGGAGATCGCGATGCAGGTGGAGAACGAGCCGCCGCCCGAACCCGCCTCGGCGTCGGCTGCGGGGCTGCCGTCGGGCGGGAACGGACTGCTCGGGATGCGGGAGCGGGTCGTCGCGCTGGGCGGAGTGTTCGTGTCGGGGCCGACGGACGCGGGGGGCTTCCGGGTCTCGGCGGTGATCCCGGCGTCGTAG
- a CDS encoding SUKH-3 domain-containing protein: MHADRASFPQQAERGGGAARFPGPVETTLRAAGWRPGRWDIKQAEMWADALREHLSPAGHHHAVFPAAVEAWAEFGGLRVSPTGPGRRIAPAVLDLDPLHGLHMARTLGDLGRALDTEVCPLGTETDSRSLLAIDAEGRVYALDHTGDWYLGPDIDLALSALVSGTEPVRLTTG, from the coding sequence ATGCACGCCGACCGAGCCTCCTTCCCCCAGCAGGCCGAGCGCGGGGGAGGAGCCGCACGCTTCCCCGGGCCCGTCGAGACCACGCTGCGCGCCGCCGGCTGGCGGCCGGGGCGCTGGGACATAAAACAGGCCGAGATGTGGGCCGACGCCCTGCGCGAGCACCTCTCGCCCGCCGGCCACCACCACGCCGTGTTCCCCGCCGCCGTCGAGGCCTGGGCGGAGTTCGGCGGCCTGCGCGTCTCGCCCACCGGCCCCGGCCGCCGGATCGCCCCCGCCGTCCTCGATCTGGACCCGCTGCACGGCCTCCACATGGCCCGCACCCTCGGCGACCTCGGCCGCGCCCTGGACACCGAGGTCTGCCCGCTGGGCACCGAGACCGACAGCCGGTCCCTGCTCGCCATCGACGCCGAAGGCCGTGTCTACGCCCTCGACCACACCGGCGACTGGTACCTCGGCCCCGACATCGACCTGGCCCTGTCGGCCCTCGTCTCCGGCACGGAACCCGTACGGCTCACCACGGGCTGA
- the glmU gene encoding bifunctional UDP-N-acetylglucosamine diphosphorylase/glucosamine-1-phosphate N-acetyltransferase GlmU, giving the protein MSAIRPAAVVVLAAGEGTRMKSATPKVLHEICGRSLVGHVLAAARELKPENLVVVVGHARERVTAHLAEAHPGVRTAVQEKQKGTGHAVRMGLEELGGPVEGTVIVVCGDTPLLTGETLQRLATAHQEDGNAVTVLSAQVPDATGYGRIVRDAGTGAVTAIVEHKDATEDQRAIREINSGVFAFDGRLLAEALGQVRTNNSQHEEYLTDVLGILREAGHRVGACVAGDHREIAGINNRVQLAEARRTLNDRLLTDAMLAGVTVVDPATTWIDVTVTFEQDVVVHPGTQLHGTTRLGEGCEVGPNSRLTDTRVGPGARVDNTVSDGAVVGAQASVGPYAYLRPGTRLGAKSKVGTYVETKNASIGEGTKVPHLSYVGDATIGEYTNIGAASVFVNYDGESKHHTTVGSHCKTGSDNMFVAPVTIGDGAYTAAGSVITKSVPPGSLAVARGQQRNIEGWVARKRPGSAAAKAAEAASGQPESEA; this is encoded by the coding sequence GTGAGCGCCATTCGCCCGGCAGCCGTCGTCGTTCTCGCAGCGGGTGAGGGCACCCGTATGAAGTCGGCCACACCGAAGGTCCTGCATGAGATCTGCGGCCGGTCACTGGTGGGTCATGTGCTCGCCGCCGCACGCGAGTTGAAGCCGGAGAACCTGGTCGTCGTGGTCGGGCACGCGCGGGAGCGGGTGACCGCGCACCTGGCCGAGGCCCACCCCGGGGTCCGCACCGCCGTGCAGGAGAAGCAGAAGGGCACCGGGCACGCGGTCCGGATGGGCCTCGAGGAGCTCGGCGGGCCCGTCGAGGGAACCGTGATCGTCGTCTGCGGCGACACTCCCCTCCTCACCGGTGAGACCCTCCAGCGGCTGGCCACCGCGCACCAGGAGGACGGCAACGCCGTCACCGTGCTCAGCGCCCAGGTCCCGGACGCGACCGGTTACGGCCGGATCGTGCGCGACGCCGGTACGGGCGCCGTGACCGCGATCGTCGAGCACAAGGACGCCACCGAGGACCAGCGGGCGATCCGGGAGATCAACTCCGGGGTGTTCGCGTTCGACGGGCGGCTGCTGGCCGAGGCGCTGGGCCAGGTCCGGACGAACAACAGCCAGCACGAGGAGTACCTCACCGACGTCCTCGGGATCCTGCGCGAGGCCGGGCACCGGGTCGGCGCCTGCGTGGCCGGCGACCACCGGGAGATCGCCGGGATCAACAACCGCGTGCAGCTCGCCGAGGCGCGACGGACCCTCAACGACCGCCTCCTGACGGACGCGATGCTCGCCGGTGTCACGGTCGTCGACCCGGCGACCACCTGGATCGACGTGACGGTGACCTTCGAACAGGACGTCGTCGTGCACCCGGGCACGCAACTGCACGGGACGACCCGGCTCGGCGAGGGCTGCGAGGTGGGCCCCAACAGCCGGCTGACGGACACCCGGGTCGGCCCGGGGGCGCGGGTGGACAACACGGTGTCCGACGGCGCCGTGGTGGGCGCACAGGCCTCCGTGGGGCCGTACGCGTACCTGCGACCGGGTACGCGGCTCGGGGCGAAGTCGAAGGTGGGCACGTACGTCGAGACGAAGAACGCCTCGATCGGCGAGGGCACCAAGGTTCCCCACCTCTCGTACGTCGGTGACGCCACCATCGGCGAGTACACGAACATCGGCGCGGCGAGCGTGTTCGTGAACTACGACGGGGAGAGCAAGCACCACACGACGGTCGGCTCGCACTGCAAGACCGGTTCGGACAACATGTTTGTGGCTCCCGTCACGATCGGGGACGGCGCCTACACCGCCGCCGGGTCCGTGATCACCAAGAGCGTGCCGCCGGGTTCGCTGGCCGTGGCCCGTGGCCAGCAGCGGAATATCGAGGGCTGGGTGGCTCGCAAGCGTCCCGGAAGCGCGGCGGCGAAGGCGGCCGAGGCCGCATCCGGACAGCCGGAGAGCGAAGCCTGA
- a CDS encoding 50S ribosomal protein L25/general stress protein Ctc: MSEVKLAAETRTEFGKGAARRVRRENKVPGVLYEHGMVPIHLTLPGHELLMALRTPNVLISLDIDGKTNELAIPKAVQRDPLKGHLVHVDLLMVKRGERVVVEIPVVAEGELAPGGNLLEHVLSALPVEAEATTIADQLTVSVQGLAAGAAIQAKDIALPSGVKLAVDEDTVVLQVLAAQAEEAPAGEEGEEAAQA, translated from the coding sequence ATGTCCGAGGTGAAGCTCGCCGCCGAGACGCGCACCGAGTTCGGCAAGGGTGCCGCCCGCCGTGTCCGCCGTGAGAACAAGGTTCCCGGTGTGCTGTACGAGCACGGCATGGTGCCGATCCACCTGACGCTGCCGGGTCACGAGCTGCTGATGGCGCTGCGTACGCCCAACGTCCTGATCTCGCTGGACATCGACGGCAAGACCAACGAGCTGGCGATCCCGAAGGCCGTGCAGCGCGACCCGCTGAAGGGCCACCTGGTGCACGTGGACCTGCTGATGGTCAAGCGCGGCGAGCGCGTCGTCGTCGAGATCCCCGTCGTCGCCGAGGGCGAGCTGGCCCCGGGCGGCAACCTGCTGGAGCACGTCCTGTCGGCGCTGCCGGTCGAGGCCGAGGCCACGACCATCGCGGACCAGCTCACGGTCTCCGTGCAGGGTCTGGCGGCCGGTGCCGCGATCCAGGCCAAGGACATCGCCCTGCCGAGCGGTGTGAAGCTGGCCGTGGACGAGGACACGGTGGTGCTGCAGGTCCTGGCCGCGCAGGCCGAGGAGGCCCCGGCGGGCGAGGAAGGCGAAGAGGCCGCGCAGGCCTGA
- the pth gene encoding aminoacyl-tRNA hydrolase: protein MDVTTSANDPWLIVGLGNPGPEYAMNRHNVGFMTVDLLADRIGGRFKRAGKAQAQVVEGRIGPPGPESRRVVLVKPMSFMNLSGGPVNALRDFYKVPLGNIVAVHDELDIDYGVLRLKLGGGDNGHNGLKSMTKAMGPDYHRVRFGIGRPPGRMQVADFVLKDFSSAERKELDYFVDRTADSVECLLAEGLERAQSAYNS, encoded by the coding sequence ATGGACGTGACGACCTCCGCGAACGATCCCTGGCTGATCGTCGGCCTCGGTAATCCCGGACCGGAGTACGCCATGAACCGGCACAACGTCGGGTTCATGACGGTGGATCTGCTGGCCGACCGGATCGGGGGCCGGTTCAAGCGGGCGGGCAAGGCGCAGGCCCAGGTGGTGGAGGGGCGGATCGGTCCCCCCGGGCCGGAGAGCCGCCGGGTGGTCCTGGTGAAGCCGATGTCGTTCATGAACCTGTCCGGCGGGCCGGTGAACGCGCTGCGCGACTTCTACAAGGTGCCGCTCGGCAACATCGTGGCGGTCCACGACGAACTGGACATCGACTACGGCGTGCTGCGGCTGAAGCTGGGCGGCGGCGACAACGGCCACAACGGGCTGAAGTCGATGACGAAGGCGATGGGTCCCGACTACCACCGGGTGCGGTTCGGGATCGGACGCCCGCCGGGCCGGATGCAGGTGGCGGACTTCGTGCTCAAGGACTTCTCCTCCGCCGAGCGCAAGGAGCTGGACTACTTCGTGGACCGGACGGCGGACTCGGTGGAGTGTCTGCTGGCGGAGGGTCTGGAGCGGGCACAAAGCGCGTACAACTCCTGA
- a CDS encoding SUKH-4 family immunity protein, protein MVTFAQAQERAEEWINGDVPAYQHREVRVREFELGFVVWAEDREGGPRLDGGAHRLVIARDSGEATLWPALPVGEVVRRYEEEYGRVEPAAAAAPPPPARVDLNQTSFLLTPPEWLQEAADRMGIPDRRGESGTAGGAGAAAASAEAGGSGPLPRTQAGMPVGAGAPGTPAGATPWAGTDTNADTGDDRSVPLPATVFAPPLSGSDDDTPPPAAPPDAKTALMAGGSALPRTTVGPAVTGPNGPFPPGSSPAQGGPQGSAPPPPGAAGGAGYGGAPVGPGTPPPPPVPGASTPPPPPGVPGGAEYGYPHGPGAPVAPGTPPPPPVPGASTPPPPPGVPGGAEYGYPHGPGAPVAPGTPPPPPSGAVGGAGHGYPQGPGGPGTPPPPPVPGAQAPGGGGPHGRPPLAPDAGDIADAATSKAAPPPRRGGGASAPPPPGAPGAPGAPSMPPPPGATSGYVPTQLVSSLGPDGPEGLRGPGVPGGTPPGGVHHAATMFADPGQSGGGAPHLPAPPGVPGPPKPPGASGAQLPTPPPGAPAAPGAPGMPPGAPGMPAAPGAPGVVHHAETMLAAPPPSGPHMPPPPPGAPGVPGVTPGTPPPMPPGAVPPPGVPPVPGQAVPGQPPMPGHVMPGQPPVPGQRPPAYGYPQQGQPTVGPGYQAVLRYRAHDGSEQRMIRRSAPGTPHPEWQIFHELRAKNVPPDRVLELHTELESCQLPGAYCARMIREQWPQARIASIAPYGTDHASRQQGMQQLLAHQGELHQVADGPARPGPVRAPLPPVQPVPPIPPEAIASELAAAFGPGIFRFEQAAVSRQGVPPVVAHTLVVAGLPMDMGPFFWAQAQPGRPVPTLAELAAERGVQPASDAGSYLVMGSDFGKAICVQYGTANIVAVPVESGPGGAPVAPQFVNTGLPEFARCLALLGRMWRLRFGLNQEQAGRWTVDFQAQLAALDPAALGSPESWWSVLLEQMWDGLL, encoded by the coding sequence ATGGTGACGTTCGCGCAGGCGCAGGAGCGCGCGGAAGAGTGGATCAACGGTGACGTGCCCGCGTACCAGCATCGCGAGGTGCGGGTACGGGAGTTCGAGCTGGGCTTCGTGGTGTGGGCCGAGGACCGCGAGGGCGGCCCGCGCCTGGACGGGGGCGCGCATCGGCTGGTGATCGCCCGGGACAGCGGGGAGGCCACGCTGTGGCCCGCGCTGCCGGTGGGCGAGGTGGTGCGCCGGTACGAGGAGGAGTACGGCCGGGTCGAGCCGGCCGCCGCCGCGGCCCCGCCGCCTCCGGCGAGGGTGGACCTGAACCAGACGTCCTTCCTGCTGACCCCACCGGAGTGGCTTCAGGAGGCGGCGGACCGGATGGGCATTCCGGACCGCCGCGGCGAGTCCGGCACCGCGGGCGGCGCGGGCGCCGCTGCCGCGTCGGCGGAGGCGGGCGGGAGTGGTCCGCTTCCTCGGACGCAGGCGGGCATGCCGGTGGGCGCCGGTGCGCCGGGTACGCCGGCGGGGGCGACCCCGTGGGCGGGCACGGACACCAACGCCGACACCGGGGACGACCGTTCCGTGCCGCTGCCGGCGACCGTGTTCGCGCCGCCGCTGAGCGGCTCCGACGACGACACCCCGCCGCCCGCCGCCCCGCCGGACGCCAAGACGGCGCTGATGGCGGGCGGCAGCGCACTCCCGCGCACGACCGTCGGACCGGCGGTCACCGGCCCCAACGGGCCTTTCCCGCCGGGAAGTTCACCGGCCCAGGGCGGGCCGCAGGGCAGTGCACCGCCGCCGCCCGGGGCGGCGGGCGGTGCCGGGTACGGGGGCGCCCCCGTGGGTCCGGGTACGCCGCCGCCTCCGCCGGTTCCGGGAGCGAGTACGCCGCCGCCTCCGCCGGGTGTGCCGGGTGGTGCGGAGTACGGGTATCCGCACGGGCCGGGTGCCCCGGTGGCTCCGGGTACGCCGCCGCCTCCGCCGGTTCCGGGTGCGAGTACGCCGCCGCCTCCGCCGGGTGTGCCGGGTGGTGCGGAGTACGGGTATCCGCACGGGCCGGGTGCCCCGGTGGCTCCGGGTACGCCTCCGCCTCCGCCGTCCGGGGCCGTGGGTGGCGCGGGGCACGGGTATCCGCAGGGGCCCGGTGGACCGGGCACTCCGCCGCCTCCGCCGGTTCCGGGCGCGCAGGCGCCCGGTGGTGGTGGCCCGCACGGGCGGCCGCCGCTCGCGCCCGACGCCGGTGACATCGCCGACGCCGCGACCAGCAAGGCGGCGCCTCCGCCCCGCCGTGGGGGCGGCGCGTCCGCGCCTCCGCCGCCGGGTGCTCCGGGCGCGCCGGGTGCCCCGTCCATGCCGCCCCCGCCGGGCGCCACGAGCGGATACGTACCGACTCAGCTCGTGTCGTCGCTCGGCCCCGACGGGCCCGAGGGCCTCAGAGGCCCGGGCGTGCCCGGCGGTACGCCTCCGGGCGGCGTCCACCATGCCGCCACGATGTTCGCCGACCCCGGCCAGAGCGGCGGGGGCGCCCCGCATCTGCCGGCCCCGCCCGGCGTTCCGGGCCCGCCCAAGCCGCCGGGTGCCTCCGGCGCGCAGCTGCCGACGCCGCCGCCCGGTGCTCCTGCGGCCCCGGGCGCCCCCGGTATGCCGCCGGGTGCCCCGGGCATGCCCGCCGCCCCCGGCGCGCCGGGAGTCGTGCACCACGCGGAGACGATGCTGGCCGCACCTCCCCCGAGCGGCCCCCACATGCCTCCGCCGCCCCCCGGCGCCCCTGGTGTGCCGGGTGTGACTCCGGGCACCCCGCCGCCGATGCCGCCGGGCGCGGTACCGCCGCCGGGCGTGCCGCCCGTGCCGGGTCAGGCCGTACCTGGTCAGCCACCCATGCCCGGTCACGTCATGCCCGGACAGCCACCCGTACCCGGGCAGCGCCCGCCTGCCTACGGTTACCCCCAGCAGGGGCAGCCGACCGTCGGGCCCGGCTATCAGGCCGTGTTGCGCTACCGCGCGCACGACGGCTCCGAGCAGCGGATGATCCGGCGCTCCGCGCCCGGTACGCCGCACCCGGAGTGGCAGATCTTCCACGAGCTGCGGGCCAAGAACGTGCCGCCGGACCGGGTCCTGGAGCTGCACACGGAGCTGGAGTCCTGCCAGTTGCCGGGCGCGTACTGCGCGCGGATGATCCGTGAGCAGTGGCCGCAGGCCCGCATCGCGTCCATCGCCCCGTACGGCACCGACCATGCGAGCCGTCAGCAGGGAATGCAGCAACTGCTCGCCCACCAGGGCGAGTTGCATCAGGTGGCGGACGGCCCGGCCCGTCCGGGACCGGTGCGCGCGCCGCTGCCGCCGGTGCAGCCGGTGCCGCCGATCCCGCCGGAGGCGATCGCCTCGGAGCTCGCGGCGGCGTTCGGGCCGGGGATCTTCCGGTTCGAGCAGGCGGCGGTCTCCCGCCAGGGCGTGCCGCCGGTCGTGGCGCACACCCTGGTGGTGGCCGGTCTGCCCATGGACATGGGCCCGTTCTTCTGGGCGCAGGCCCAGCCGGGCCGCCCGGTCCCGACGCTGGCGGAACTGGCGGCCGAGCGCGGGGTGCAGCCCGCCTCGGACGCGGGGTCCTACCTCGTCATGGGCAGCGACTTCGGCAAGGCGATCTGCGTGCAGTACGGCACGGCGAACATCGTGGCGGTGCCCGTGGAGTCGGGTCCTGGCGGTGCGCCCGTGGCGCCGCAGTTCGTGAACACCGGCCTGCCGGAGTTCGCGCGCTGCCTGGCGCTGCTCGGCCGGATGTGGCGGCTGCGGTTCGGCCTGAACCAGGAGCAGGCGGGCCGCTGGACCGTCGACTTCCAGGCGCAGTTGGCCGCGCTCGACCCGGCGGCGCTCGGTTCGCCCGAGAGCTGGTGGTCGGTGCTGCTGGAGCAGATGTGGGACGGACTCCTCTGA